One region of Maylandia zebra isolate NMK-2024a linkage group LG10, Mzebra_GT3a, whole genome shotgun sequence genomic DNA includes:
- the rbmx2 gene encoding RNA-binding motif protein, X-linked 2, translating to MNPLTKVKLINELNEREASLGVNESVSWHSEYKDSAWVFVGGFPYELTEGDLICVFSQYGEIVNINLVRDKKTGKSKGFCFICYEDQRSTVLAVDNFNSIKIKGRTIRVDHVKDYRPPKDGEDIDDVTKHLREEGCAPKVSESSPSSEDDEQYAVPVKKPKKDKKEKKKKKKEKKKDRKSRASSSSPPPVSVRVKEEKEDAGYDKYNQRGPPPKPGGQPNGQTARHNERLRGEEEEERRRRDADRQREEEKKRGHERENDRSRDNDRRRETERERRRDADRDRDDRRRERDRDDDRRR from the exons ATGAA tCCTCTAACGAAGGTAAAGCTGATAAACGAGCTGAACGAGCGTGAAGCCAGCCTCGGGGTCAACGAGTCCGTTTCCTGGCACAGCGAGTACAAAGACAGCGCCTGGGTCTTTGTTG GAGGGTTTCCATACGAGCTGACTGAAGGAGACCTGATCTGTGTCTTCTCTCA GTATGGAGAGATCGTCAACATCAACCTCGTGCGTGACAAGAAGACCGGAAAGTCCAAAggtttctgttttatctgctATGAGGACCAGAGGAGCACCGTGTTGGCTGTCGACAACTTCAACAGCATTAAG ATCAAAGGTCGCACGATTCGCGTTGACCACGTCAAAGACTACCGACCCCCCAAAGACGGCGAGGACATCGACGACGTGACCAAGCATCTGAGGGAGGAGGGCTGCGCTCCCAAAGTCAGCGAGTCTTCCCCCTCCTCTGAGGATGACGAGCAGTACGCCGTACCTGTGAAGAAGCCCAAGAAAG acaagaaagagaagaagaaaaagaagaaggagaagaagaaggacaGGAAGAGCAGAGCCTCTTCTTCATCACCACCTCCTGTTTCAGTCAGAGTcaaagaggagaaagaggaCGCCGGGTACGACAAATACAACCAGAGAGGGCCGCCGCCAAAGCCAGGAGGACAACCGAATGGACAGACAGCGAGACACAACGAGAGACTGagaggggaggaagaggaggagaggaggaggagagacgcAGATCggcagagagaggaagaaaagaagaggGGTCACGAGAGGGAGAATGACAGAAGCAGAGATAATGATAGAAGACGAGAGacggaaagagaaagaagaagagacgCAGATCGGGACAGAGATGACAGGCgaagggagagagacagagacgaTGACAGGAGGAGGTAG